From Falco naumanni isolate bFalNau1 chromosome 4, bFalNau1.pat, whole genome shotgun sequence:
GCAGCCTCTACGCGTCTCAGCTGGCAGGAGGTGCTGACGTAGAAGTGCTGGGACCAAGGGACATGGAAGTGATTAGAAGGCTTATGCCTCCATGGAGGCGCTCCGTGGAAAATTTGGGAAGGCCTCAACAAGTGCAATAGTACATGCTATTCTAGTGTTATAAAACCGAACGTGTGGGTAGGATATGTCCTGTAAAAGGTGAGGTGGTGCCTCTGCCTGtgttctctcctctctccattAACAATAACTCTGTGGTTAGTTAATGCAAAGAAGCCAGGGTAGCCTGAACTCGCAAAACCTCTAAACTGACATTTACTTTCTCCTGTAGACTAGCTCTTTGCTTGATGGAGCACAGAGGTGTACCTGCACCCTTACTTGCCCTTCCCTCTTGTTCAGTCTTGGCTGGCAAAGCATTTGAGCTGTCAGAGCCCACACGGAGCGCTGCATGGCATACACagatatattaaaaagcaatgtAGGAATTctggaggaaatgaaaaatgcttttggtgTCAATATGATTCCATTTACACTAATGGAGACAAGGAACATAGCTCTAGGGAGGATTTGATCTGGACATCAGAAAAGCACAGGCTTCTCGGAAGTCTGTGGGATGCTTTGGAAGGTTGAAGTGATGTGGGAAGAGCCACTGACATTACTCTTGTTCAGATACAATTTGGGATGATTCAACTAGTTTCTGCATGTCTCTGCTCCTAAGAAATGGAAGGAGGCTTTCTGCAGAGCCATGGACATGTTGCTTCAGCCTCTCCTGTCTGTGTATCTCTATAAGCTCCTAcctggaatgcagcataaagAACAGTCAAGGGCACTATGGCCATTGCTGCCTTTGGTGTAGCCACTATAATCACAATGTAGATCTCCAGCAAGTTGAACAAGAATCCCAGCAAGGACTTCAGCTTGTCAGGGATGACAGAATCAATGGCATCCATTTCTTTGGAGAAGCGGTTCAGCAAGTTTCCAATGGGTGTTTGCTCAAAGAAGACCATTGGGGATCTAGCAACATTCCTCAGcaactgcagaaacagcttGTGTGATGCTAACACGCCACCTAGGAGGACTGCTGCTGTGGAGACAAATCTGCCAAGGGctgtaatataaaaaataattattatggTATAATAAATACTAAAAGAATAATCATTACTAGGTTTGAACAAAATCACCTTCTCCTTTTGCAAGATCATGGTTTTCATGAGTACTGTGAATGCTATACTAGTGAAAGGAGCTGACTTTCTCTTTGGCAGCAATTAAGCCGAGCCTCAGAGCTGCAGGGTCTGGAGGGTAGTtatggggtgggggagggggccTGAGCAAGCTTGATGGGGGCTGTGGATTCAGCAACTTAAACACACAGGGCAAATAATTCATTCTTCACAAAATGAGCTTGACTGGAATTACTTTGAATCACTTAGTCTTAGGTTTTGTGCCTACAGCCTCACTGTTGGCACAGACAGGTACCCAGCCCTTCCCACTCTTTTCAACTTGTTCAAAGCTTTCTCAATGGTTTTTTATTTGGGCTGAGATTTTTCTAGATTTTATCTCTGTCCTAAAacaagattatttattttttttgagtggCCAAAAGAATAGTGGCCATTTTTGAAGAGAAAGATTTaaggaaatacagaattctGCACGTTCCTCTTTTAGTTTCTCTATACACTTATATGACCTAAATCAGGATTTAATTCAGCATGGAGAAGCACCACCGCTTGCACTTTGATATGATTAATTTATATTGGAGGAATGGAAAGAgatgagaggaagaaagataTGCAGAAGATGTTGGATACAAGAGGACAGGATGGAAAAATAAGGATCTTGTAGTTCTTCCGTTGCTGAATGTTTTCTAGGGACTCAGGTTTCCAGCAGGGAAATACAGAGGAAGACACTATTCATCATGGTCTGCTGAAAGGCACGGGAGAAAGCTTCTGGCATACCATGAAGTAGAATTTCAGGCAGTAACACTGGAAATATTGTTCAGATCCCTTAGAAATCCTCTCTGTGCGTCAGAACCTGTAGCTTTAGGTCCCATGCCAAAGCTTTCGGGCTGCTGCTAAAAGCCCATGGGTATGCACTTGTTTATATTCTTAGAAAACATCTTGGGTATGGGAAAGGGAGATGGTAATACAGAGGATTAGGTGAGCAAGTTAAACAAACCTTGAACAACTCCTAGTGCACCGAAGACTCCAACTCTCAGCTCTGAGTGTTGTTGTGTCCCGTTGTAAACAGGGTCATCTGTCCACACGCTGAGCCAGTACCCACGAGAAAATGACACAGCTTGCTGACACGTGGACAACAGAATGATGTACGCACACAGCGGTAAGCCTGTTGCCTTCAGGTAGGCTGCATAAATTGAAGTATTAACCTAGAGTGaaacaatggggaaaaaacaggaggagaggctgggaggaCCAAGCTTGTTTGCAAGGAAAGCAGCTCCAAACCTACAAATGATTTATTATGGCATATCTACTAGGTTATGTGTCACGGGCCATAGCAACCATGTTAAAACTTTTTGGTTTCCTCATGGATGAAAAATGAAGCCATACTTAAATAAATCCATGGTGTTAATGAGTGATTATTATCAACTGATGAGTGTTACTGCAATAGGCTCGTGTTACTACTGGAATGCACGTAAGTTTTCCTTATGCCAGGCAGtagttttcatttgttcttgGTGTGAGTGAGAACTGTTGTGTATCGCACTGACAGTTTGTGTGAGTAACTGCTGATCAGCAGAGGTGAGATCCCAGTCTGGGTAATGGGTGCTTCCctagggcagcagctgcctccttcGGGATGTCTGACTTGTTACCCTCACTTCTCAGTACCAGCATGTAGCCTCAGCTGTTTGTTTCCTCCCCACATTTTACTGCTGCTACACTGTGCCCTGAATACAGACCTCATCCATGCCGGACTCCTACTAGCTGGAACCCCACGtctgcttcttccctttcaCAGGACCCTCCTTGCCTCAGCCTTTTGCAGTGTTTCCCTTGGGCAAGATGAGAATAGCGATAAGCTGCTTTGCCCCTTCCCACCAGCCTCAAGAGTCTGTGGACAGACTCAAGGTTACAAGTCCCTTGTAATCTATACTCTTTCCGCTACCACCACCTCACCCTGATTGCCTCTGGATGCTTTCCCCCTTCAGATCAACCCTCGAATCGGGATCTCTCTCCTCAAGCAGTCATAAATTATTCTCCAGCCATGCCCCTTCCGCAGTGTGCGTGCATTATTCCTGTTCTGAAGCCAGTGCTTGGATCAAGGGCATCCAGGGAGAACAGTTTGCATAGAAGGTGCTATGTAAGATAATGCTGAAGTTACTCTGTCTCAGTTATAGGGTAAACTTGTACGGCTCGGCTGGCCTCCCTGGAGCCACAGGGTTTAACTGGGGCAGTGAGCTGACCTGCCTGCCATGACCGGGTCAGTAATAAACCCCTGGTGTGTGTCTTTGCCTCTGTGGGAAGGTGCTGTGCTTACCCTGCCATGCTGAGTTCTCTCTCCCTCGGTTAATCGTCccttgctggctgcagcagtggtACAGTCTTGATTTACAGTAATGGTGTCCCTTCCCATAGCAGAAGACTTGACTGAATTGTCGcttcataaagaaaacaaaaattctttcaattttttttagcCAAGGCAATGAGTATTTTAACGCTGGATCTCCTTACTCATTCACTCCTATATTCGTCCCTATTTTGAGGGCTGCATTTTTGGGGTCCTCCAGCGTGACCCTGACCACTGTCCGTATTTGTCATGGGGACTGGGCTCTGTCAGACTAACAGAAGCTTTAAGTGTTCACTACCTGTGGCTGGACTGAAAGGAGTCAGACCTTAGAGCCCCACTGGGAAGTGAACAGCAAGCAAGTGTATCAGTGTGCCTTGTACGTGAGCTCTAGAACAAATGCTGGCTCCTtgtgaaatacagagaaaatgttAGTAGGCGTCCACATTCAAGAGCAGTTTCTCACCTATTCTTGAGTTTTGCATGTTTGCTCTTACTAATTCATAAATAAATCCCCAACCTGCATCGTACTCAGTAAGAGCCTCCGTGGAGGTTTGTAGGGGCTTTTGGAGCACATTCTTCAGCGTCTGAGACAGCCTTAAGCTTACCTAAAGAGCTGCTCCTGTGGTGGACCATTTCTAGAGATGATGGTGCCTTTGGTGTCTCCCATAGCTGcgaaataaacacatttttttctaaatgctttagAATCCCATTTTGTCCTGTATAGCCTTTGAGAGACCAGTAATGAGGAGGAAAGCTTCGTTACAAAGAATTCTTAATAAGGGTAGAAATATTAAGGTGAGGCTTAAAGAATAGCACATATAGTGGGTAATTCTGTTTGCTGCGTGATTGTTGTCTACTAAAATAGAACTGTTTATTCAAGAATCAGTTTTGAGGTGATGAGTCAGCTAACTTGACAGACACATTTCTCCCCATAGAAAGCAACAGCTTACTGTGATTGGATCTTGGCTTTAAATGTCCATAATGATGCAAATGTAAGACTgccttttccagttttattctcttttccttcttcccaaatgtgaacagcagcagacagacagacagacacacacagttCTTTAACATTAAACATAATATTAAGGAAACAATTGACTGATAGACTAGGGAGAATTATTCCGATTCATTTGGGTTACCTGGAAGACCAGCGcctgccttctcttctgcagcaacGTGTGAATGAAGAAATTCTGCAAAGGCCTCATTTTTCTGTAGAAGCTTTTCATAGGAACCAGTTTCTGAGATCATTCCATCCACCAGAAAAACAATGTTGTCCACTTGAGGCAAAATGTTAATTGTGTGAGTCACCAGTACACGAGTCTGCTCGAATAAAGAGGGAACAGTTACAGTTGTTCTGGTGTCTCCCTGCTCACTTGAGCCATTGCAGTCAGCTGTCTTCAGAAGAAAGACACATAGTCAGTGTGATCTATGAGTTTTACTAacttggagatattttttttttttattttttcctaccaCTTCTGACCGTGTCTGATGAAGTTGACCTTTGCAGCACAGCTTTGTGCCCCTTTTGAAAGCGCAGAACTTGGGAGCGAAGGAGTGATCAGATTGCTTTGTGTCACGCATAGCATAAAGGAGTGAGGATGGGAACTGAAGCTTGAAGTCCCAGGCTACCATCCCGTGTGTAGGACCTTTTGCTTTGCTCACTGACCAGTTTCTTGTTGATTCCCCTCAGACTGAAGCTCTTAAGTAGAATGATGTTAATTGGAGAGTGTGTCACATTTATTGTCACTGATACCATTATTTCAGAATCAGATTTGTGCCTGAAAAGTTCATCAACCTGAGTGGAGTTACAGTACAGCTCCTTTCCATTTAAATTTCTGAGTATATTTGCTCAGATAATTGCGTGTAGGAAAGGATataagaaaagtaaattttccCTAGATAGCAAATCGGCATGTTCTATATTTCTAACGTACAGTCAAGCCCTCTGAGTACTGCTTAAATCTGatatcttctttctttcctagtTTTTCTATTTCCGTACAATAATTACATTCTGATACTTGCAGCCAATCCACATGAAGAGAAAGGTATTTGTAGTCAAACATATCTGTTTTAATTGGACTTCCTAATGAAAGAAATTacctattttccttttccaatttGTAATTGAATCAAGTATTTGTAGGCAATTTGTACCATGAAACAAATAGGGCTGCCCTGGCATCCCTTTGCATGTAATCAGATTTATTATCCAGACTGCTTTCAGCAGGGAAATGCCAAGGAATAACAAAATGCAACCAATGCaaaaaaacatggaagaaaagtgTTTAAGATGGATTTTAAGACTGAAATTTAAGTGATGAACATTTGGGTGATGAGAACTGTAAAGGTGCCACTGAACTATTCAAAAGTGATGGGATTAGACATTGTGGTAAGATACGACAAGCTGGAAGAGATCAGACACCGCTTCCAGACTACGCCAGAAGTAAATCTCAAAAAGAGAGAAGGATAATGCCCACGGAACACCAAAAAACTATGAACTTGCTGTAGAAGTAAGACTGGAACGAGGCATATGGTTTGCATAAGGATAAAGACAGTCTTTCAGGAGAACctaacttttcagttttctttctcctagGTGAGATTCACTGCAGAACTTCCATGTGCTGTGTGGAATGCAGAGGTTACCTATTCCACTGCCGCTAACAGTAGTACCTGCTGCCACtagtggaaaaaagaatttgGGAGCCTTTGATAAAGTGAGTAACCTACCTTACTGGAAATGTTTCAGGGGCCCTGATAATTAGATACATTTTGCAATCTTTTACAGATCAGGATTTATAACGCACCTTGTCCTTCAGTAAGCCGTTGGGTCCAAGAACATGTTCAAAAATGTGCTGTCCAACATGTGCATCAACAGCTGAGAGGGGGTCATCGAGCAGGTAAATTGAAGCCTTCTGGTACACGGCACGAGCAAGGTTCACTCTTTGCTTCTGCCCTCCCGATATATTTATTCCCTGTGGAAATGTATTGACGCTGTTTATTCCAAAACTACAGCACATTTAGCAACTGTTGACTCCATTTTACACTGAGTTTTTTTATgacttccttatttttaaatcagtacATCTCCCTCCGTTCCTCCAAATAGGGCTCTTGAGATGCTGAGGCAGATTCTGTTGAGCAACTCTGCTTTCCGGTGAAAGGGGACCCAAGAATAACTTGGATTTGTTGATTTTTGTCTTAAGCGTCTCCCATAATTCTGGTTAGGTTAACTATCAGGAAGTGGGCTTCAGACCCCATTAAATCATGGCCTGACTTCTCGGAAATTACTGAGCACCTGCCTCCTGCAACTTTTGTCCTTTTGCAGGTGTTTTAAGCAAGCCACCCAAAGTTGTAGCTACTCATGGAAAAGCTGGCCAAAATATAAACCTAAGCCAGTACCTTCTCTCCTATTTCACTTTTCTGCCCTGCAGGGAAGCTCTCCAAATCAGGTTGCAGTGCACAAGCATCTATCACTCTGTTGAACCATGTTTCATCCATCTCTTTCCCAAAGAGGATATTATCTTCCACTGAAGCATTCTGTATCCAAGCTTGCTGGGGGACATAAGCTGCAGTGTCCTATAAAAATGGAAGTAGAAGAATGTTAACAGTCTTTTCCATATGTTCAACTTGATGTTCTGGGAACCTGTCTTTTGAATAAAAACTCTCCTGATTAGATTTATAGAAACCTGGAATGATCGTCACCATTGACAGGTCTCAGAGGTCTTCACAAAATAGGAGTCTGCGTTCTTATGATCTTACAGAGGAGGAAACAGGTGCAAGTACGTGACACAGCTTACCAGGATGCCACTTCAGATCACTGTCAGAGTGGGAACTGGAACTGGATCTTTGGAGTCCTGTTCCAGTTCCCATTCTGAAGGGCCAGGCTCATCTGAAAGAGGTCTTAAGGTCTTCAGATAATTAAACGTGGGCTGCTACATACAGCCTTTGTTAAAATTCAGCAATAAATGGGTTTTCATCAAGTACCTGATACCTTGGTAAATGCCTTACTGTTCCTGAAGACAGCCTGATTAGAAGCAAATGCTCAGGGGAAAATTTACCCTTATGGTCATGCAGCCGTCGGTCTTCTCCAGCTCACCGAGTAATGCTGACAGCAAGGAGGACTTTCCAGCACCCACCTGGCCAACTACAGCAAGCAAGGAGCCTTGGGGCACAGTAAGATCTATGCTATAGAGAAATAATTAGTCTCTTATCACCTTCTAGATATGCTTTCTGAAAAGACAATGACAAAAattcttgctatttttttgtAGCAATAAATATATACCAATTAACCCCCCTAATTTCTTACTTGAGCCCTCAGTTGCACAGGGTTACGCTTCCCATCTTGCTAACTTTTTGCAGCAGAACAGGAGTCATCCTTTCAAAGACACCTCCAACCAGAAAGTCTTCATCTACATCCCCATCTGAGTTTTAAAACCAGATCCAAGACCCAGATCCCCACTCTGGAGATAAGCTAGCCCAAAACATTGGATATAAACCATTCCTGAACATCAGCACTTTTCAACACTGTTTCTTCTCTAAAACTGCAATGTCTTTTGAAATTAAGCATGTAGTGATGTCCAGTATAATATCTTGTGTACCATCAATTCTGCTTTATTGACTGAAACTACTGTAATTTCATATCTGGACAAGGAGATTGTGTAAAGAAAGCAGGCTCCGTATATTAAGGCAACATCCAGGTACAGGCACCTTCCCATCTGTGTGCTCGCAAGCATAAAAGCAAGATTACATTTTGTCTGACTATATTTTTTAGAATTCCACGCTAAATGTGAAGCAAACTCAGAAGCCTCTACATACTCAACACTGGTTTCACTTAGGCCCTGAGGAATTCAGAATCTACCCTGACCTACAGAATTGAGATGACTAAGGGTAAGTCTGTACCTTCTAAGACAGGGAGAAGTTTCTTTGCTCCAGCAAAAAGTCCCATTTCTTATGGTGATACTTGCCTGCACTAAAATATGAGCAGAAATAGAACACTTGTAAATGCAAAGGTAGGTTCAGAAACGTCCTTGTTTATGTGACTTTGTTTCAGTATGTATTATATTACAGAAGATGAACCTTAAGTATGAAAAGAAGGGGTTAATTACTAGATTACATTTCATTGTTAGGAATAAATAGGCCTGAGAGATAAAGTGACAGGAAGGgacaaacatttttctcttgacTATGGTAGGCACCCTAAGAATGGAAGCTGAACAATGGAAGCTACTCCTCTTACAAGACAAGAATGCTAACACAAAAGCTCACCACAGTCAGAAGTGTTTCTGCTTGAGCTCTCAGGATTCAGTTCTTTCAGATTCAGAAAAGCTGCTAAGCGGTTTAAAGAAACTTTGGCCTGAAATGAAGCAGCACACAAAAGAATAAGATTTAGAATTGAAAGGGAGCCAAAACTAAAAGTGAAGACTCAGAAGACTCACTTAGAACGTTGACTAGGTGCTACAGTGCAGTTGCTGTAGGCTTAGATGAACGAATGCAGCTCTTCCTTATGttaactgcttttatttccacttaGCTTAGAAAAACCCTGTattctttcctgtgttttctcttctgttcaCACAGTGAAACCGGTGCTTTTGTCTCTAATTCATCCTGCCATCTTTCTAGGGATTGCTTCTGTACATGAAGAGCTGTGACAGTCCTCTTGGGGTGccagagaaaaatgaatttcCTGATTTCTTACTTGACAGTGACATGCTTTGCTCTCTGGCCTGGGCCAGCAGGGTTTCCACTGATCTCCTGTGgagatttttctctgttctgatTTCTGTGATGAAAAACAATTGGAAGCACCTCTGAGATCTGATGGTGCTTGTGATTGGCTCCAAAAGACTTAAGAGTTGTTCTTGGTGACTATAGTGTCAATATATGGAGCCGTTCTGAAAAACAATACTACAAAGTACCTGTAGCTGCAAGTCCTTGCTCTTCACTGTTTCACAATAGCAACTAAATAGCTGATATTCAAAGTCCTAAGAAATTCCTATCTTTACCTGTTAATGGTGATATgtgaaaaatccacttatggccaaagaaaaaggaatgtaGCCTGCAATTAACCTGGACAGCAGCATTTAtggagaagggcaggaaggagtgCGCAGTGTTGAGAATGTTGATCAGTGTTAAAGACACAAAGGCCTTCTGAGCATCCAGGACATGGGTGTTATCCACGAGGGTGTAGACAGCAAACATGACAAATGCAATCTGAAAgggagcaaaggaaaagcaaaccatTTGCTTCAGACAGGGAAGAGAATGGTTCAGGGGTGACAGGCCCCTGGCTAAAGACTCTGGAACTCAATTAAATCCGTACAGGCTATTGCCCATGCACATGGCACCCATCCTGCAAATATCATAGACAAAGGTCTTGCATGTTGGTGACAAAACCAAGTCTGATTGTTagatttttgttctgctttaagGAAGTTTTGATGCTGCAACCACAGCAAGGTAAAAGCACAGCCATTTCCCATTGAAAACACACATGGTTGAGCTGCACCAGCAAGTACAGTAGTGGCTTGTGCAGCTACTGACTGTCATGAATGCTGGTGAGCTTGGAGCTCCAGGTGGTTCTTGCAAAGCAGGCTTAGTCTGCCTGGAGCACATTGTCAGACCAGGTGACTTGTCTGTGGAACCGTTAGGACAGCGTAAGTGTCTGTATGGCTGATTCCACTGGGGCTTAGCAACTCCTGTGAGACCACTAACTCCTCTGGACAGATACTATCTTTAGCTGTCTCACAGGAAAAATCTGTCCAGACAGGAGTACGAAGAGAAATGGAAGTAACAGCATGTCTTATGTGGGAAGGTGAGCCACTCACCAGGAAAGTTGATGAATGGAAAGAAGCTAGAGATGCTGAGAAGAGAATCTGAGACTTTTTTAGGGCCTGAAGTTCTTGCTTCCGGATACCAATCACTTTCTCCATGAAGGTTTTCTCCCAGCCATGCAGTTTAATTACTTTAATGTTGCTGAGAACAGCATTGATGAGTTTGGCGCGCTCGTCTTTATGTGTCATCTGGGTCTCCTGCAATAAATGTTTGAGTTTTATAATTTAATAGGTTGAATGTTTAACAGTGcagttattctgaaaaaaacaccttattCCTGCCTATGAATCCTGAATAAATTTCCCTGCAGGTGAGCAGTGTATATTGTTTTGCTTATGAATCTTCCAGGCTGGGAAGTATGTTGCTTTATATCTTCAGAGCTTTATTTTTACTGGCAATCCATagaaacatacagaaaaggTGGGCAAACAAGGTAAAAGAGTGATCACGCAAGAGCTTACTCTAAACTTCAAGAAGCTCTCTAGGCTTTGAATCCTCCTAGGTTCCTTCAGACAGCCATGGTAAGCATGAATAACAAATACTAAGCCATCACATAATTGAAGTCAGTaaagcacttcatttttatgaagCAAAACATACCTGAAACTGACTCCTCTTCTTGGTGATCACAAAATTCagaggtaaaagaaaaaggaatacaGCAATTGAAGCCAAGGCAGATGGCCCAAGAAGCTgccaggagagaaaaggaaagagaatgaatTTCTGGTGATTACAAAAAAAGACTCTTTTCCATTCCCCTTGCtcacctttcctcttccttgaACCTACCTACGCCTGACTATGGCTTTAACCTTGCCCTTGCCTTTCCTGCGCACTGTGCTCCCTAAGCTCTGTGGGTTGGATTGCTGCCTCCCCGGGCAGGGTAACTCCTCTCATCCTGCTCTGCTGAATTTATTTGCTTCCCTTTTAGGAACTGGATTAGTGCTGAAAGCTCTCCAGGAGCACGCTGGAAATGCGAGTAATTTCTGTTGCGTCTCGGACGTGTTAAGGTGGCCATCTCGTGGCTGGCACCAGTTAGTGACTCGAAACGAAaccaggttttatttaaaaaactaaCCCAAACCCTCAACCAGCTATTCTTGCAGCATAAAAAACCCAGCTTGTCTGAATTTACATCAACTATTGAGATGAAAGGGTAGCATTATGCTGTGCCATGTGCTTTTGGGACAGCTCCTGGATACCAGGGTCCCTAATGACTTCTGTATCAAAGCAGAGAGCTTGTTTAGTTACATGTTAACTCTCATGGTTTAGTTACTTCTCTCTACAGACAGCTTACGCTTGCTAGACGTGGATGCTGGTATACATACAGagataaaaatacacaaatggTTTACGAACACGAACAGACAAAGTGTTAATTATGCTCCAACTACATGCAACCACATTCAACTTGGCA
This genomic window contains:
- the LOC121087271 gene encoding multidrug resistance-associated protein 6-like isoform X4 codes for the protein MESATFKKGQKSKTDTAEAEETEVLLQSEHSQSGPLLKAFWSMFGTYFLLSTVCLVICDVFLFSIPKLLSLFLEFIEDQEAPSWHGYFYAFAMFLSACLQTLFEQRYMYMCLVLGLRLKTAVTGLVYRKILVMSNASRKTATVGEIVNLVSVDVQKLMDLIIYFNGTWLAPIRIIICFVFLWQLLGPSALASIAVFLFLLPLNFVITKKRSQFQETQMTHKDERAKLINAVLSNIKVIKLHGWEKTFMEKVIGIRKQELQALKKSQILFSASLASFHSSTFLIAFVMFAVYTLVDNTHVLDAQKAFVSLTLINILNTAHSFLPFSINAAVQAKVSLNRLAAFLNLKELNPESSSRNTSDCVQASITIRNGTFCWSKETSPCLRSIDLTVPQGSLLAVVGQVGAGKSSLLSALLGELEKTDGCMTIRDTAAYVPQQAWIQNASVEDNILFGKEMDETWFNRVIDACALQPDLESFPAGQKSEIGEKGINISGGQKQRVNLARAVYQKASIYLLDDPLSAVDAHVGQHIFEHVLGPNGLLKDKTRVLVTHTINILPQVDNIVFLVDGMISETGSYEKLLQKNEAFAEFLHSHVAAEEKAGAGLPAMGDTKGTIISRNGPPQEQLFSDNSVKSSAMGRDTITVNQDCTTAAASKGRLTEGERTQHGRVNTSIYAAYLKATGLPLCAYIILLSTCQQAVSFSRGYWLSVWTDDPVYNGTQQHSELRVGVFGALGVVQALGRFVSTAAVLLGGVLASHKLFLQLLRNVARSPMVFFEQTPIGNLLNRFSKEMDAIDSVIPDKLKSLLGFLFNLLEIYIVIIVATPKAAMAIVPLTVLYAAFQHFYVSTSCQLRRVEAASRSPIYSHIAETFQGSSVIRAYKDQERFISKNNFLVDQNQRICFPGAVADRWLATNLEFLGNGIVLFAALFVAMGRTHLSPGTAGFSISYALQITGVLNWMVRSWTEIENNIVSVERVREYWRTPKEAPWTQNGKLQDQVWLTEGRIEFRNYSLRYRPNLELALKHINLTINGQEKIGITGRTGAGKSTLAVGLLRLVEAAEGAILIDGLDIAQLGLHDLRTKITVIPQDPVLFSGSLRMNLDPLNQYTDADIWTALELTQLKSFVADLPDQLEYQCADQGENLSTGQKQLVCLARAVLRKAKILILDEATAAIDLETDLQIQSTLRTQFKDSTVLTIAHRINTIMDCDRILVLEDGRIAEFDTLEHLIAQKGLFYSLMEESGLA